DNA sequence from the Nesterenkonia lutea genome:
CACCCACTACATCCGGGTCCCCGACGCCCACCGCGTCGAGCTGCGAGGCGGTGACGGAGCGGCGAATCCCTACCTCGCAGCCTCTGCGCTCATCGGCGCAGGCCTGGACGGGATCGAGAAGAAGAGGGACCCGGGCACGCCCGGTGATGGGCGGGAGCATGAGCCCTGTCTGCCGCTGACCCTCGTCGACGCCGTCGAAGCACTGGAGGCAGACCAGACCATCCTGAACGTGCTCAACACCGTCGATCCCGGCGTGGGCAGGTATTACAACAACCTCAAGCGTGAAGAGTTCCACCAGTACCATGCGCAGGTCACCGAGTGGGAGATCCAGCGCTACCTCACCGCCGTCTGAGCCTCACCGCCTTCTGGCACCTCACGGCCCTACAGCCAGCGCCTCACGGCCGAATAGAAGAAGGGAACCCGCCATGTGTGGAATCGTCGGACTTCATCTGCGAAACCCAGACCTGTATCCGCGGCTCGGCGAGATGCTGAGCAGCATGCTCTGCGAGATGGAGGAGCGCGGAGCGGACTCTGCAGGGGTCGCCGTCTACGGGGACCCGCAATGGTGCCCTCCGGGCACGGTCACCGTCTCGGTGCTGGAGTCCCAGCAGAGCTCGCTGGAACTGAGCACTGCCGTCACTGCCCGCCTCGGAACCTCGGTGAGCATCGCCCAGGTCGGAGAGACCCAGCTCATCAGCGCTCCCGTCGACGTCGAGGAGCTCAAGCAAACCATCCGCGACGTTGCCCCTGGGTCTCTGGTCGCCGGGTTCGGCCAGGACCTCGCCGTGCTCAAGGGCGTGGGGCACCCTCGTGATCTCGCGGCGGAGTTCGGACTCGCCTCGGCGCAGGGCTGGCAGGGCGTGGGGCATACCCGAATGGCCACGGAGTCCGCGGTGACCCCTGGCGGCTGCCACCCCTATGCCGTGGGTGACGGCCAGTGCATGGTGCACAACGGCTCCTTCTCCAACCATGCGACCCTGCGTCGGGAGCTCATCCGCGACGGGGTCACGTTCGATTCGGAGAACGACACCGAGGTCGGCGCCCGCTACATCGCCGAGCAGATGCGCCGGGGAGCGACAGTGGAAGAAGCCGTGCACTCGCTCAGCGAGGAGTTCGACGGCTTCTACACCCTGCTGGTCTCCAACCGCGACTCCTTCGCCGTGGTCCGCGACGCCATCGCCTGCAAACCTGCGGTCATCGCCGAGACCGAGGACTGGGTGGCCATGGCCAGCGAGTACCGGGCGCTCACCGACCTGCCCGGCATCGAATCGGCCCGCCTCTATGAGCCCGAGCCCAACCGGATCTACGCCTGGTCCCGCAAGGAGGTCTCCGCGGCATGAACACACTGACTGACACCACCACCTTCGATCTCCAGAGCAGCACGCTGCGCGAGGTCAATCGGGCCCTGCATGTGCCAGGCGTCGCCGGGGCCTTCAGCATCCGCAATCCTCGGGGCGCCCACGCCCTGGCGGCGGGAGTCAATGCGGAGCTGGAGATCTCGATCGAGGGACATGTCGGTTACTACGCCGCCGGCATGAACCAGCAGGCCGCCATCACCATCGCCGGCAATGCCGGCGTGGGCGTCGCCGAGAACATGATGAGCGGCTCCGTCCGTGTCACCGGAAACGCCTCCCAGTCTGCGGGCGCCACCGCCCACGGCGGCCTGCTGGTGGTCGAGGGAGACGCGGCGGCACGCTGCGGGATCTCGATGAAGGGCGTGGACATCGTCGTCGGCGGCGACGTCGGTCATATGAGCGCCTTCATGGCTCAGGCCGGGCGGCTCGTGGTGCGCGGCGATGCCGGCGAGGCGCTCGGGGACTCGATCTATGAGACCCGCATCTACGTCCGGGGCTCGGTGGCCTCCCTCGGCGCCGACTGCACGGTCAAGGAGATGCGCCCGGAGCACCATGAGGAACTCGCCGCGCTGCTGGCGGCGGCCGGATACCTCGAGGACGACACCCATGCCTACACCCGCTATGGATCGGCCCGTCAGCTCTACCACTTCACCGTCGACAACGCGGACAGCTACTGAGCGTCCTGCAGTCCCTTCCGGAAGGAACACCACCGTCATGACTGAACAGGCCACCGCCCATGGGCTCCGCGAATCGGCCACCTTCGACCAGAGCACCATGGCCGAGATCCGCCGCGCCGCCGCCACCGGCGTCTACGACATCCGCGGCGGGGGCTCCAAACGCCGACTCCCCCACTTCGATGATCTGCTCTTCCTGGGCGCCTCGATGTCCCGCTACCCGCTGGAGGGATACCGTGAGCGCTGCGGCACCGACGTCCTGCTGGGGACCCGCTTCGCAGAGCAGGGCGTGAAACCCATGCATCTCGACATTCCGGTGACCATCGCCGGAATGAGCTTCGGCGCGCTCTCCGGCCGCGCCAAAGATGCGCTGGGCCGCGGCGCCTCGGCAGTGGGCACCTCCACCACCACCGGCGACGGCGGGATGACCGATGAGGAGCGCGGCCAGTCCAAGCACCTGGTCTATCAGTACCTGCCCTCGCGCTACGGGATGAACCCCGATCACCTGCGCATGGCCGACGCCATCGAAGTGGTGCTCGGCCAGGGCGCCAAGCCTGGCGGCGGCGGCATGCTGCTGGGTCAGAAGATCACCAGTCGGGTGGCGAAGATGCGCACCCTGCCCGAGGGGATCGATCAGCGCTCTGCCTCCCGCCATCCCGACTGGACCGGCCCGGACGACCTGACCATCAAGATCCAGGAGCTGCGCGAGATCACCGACTGGCAGGTGCCCATCTACGTGAAGGTGGGAGCCTCCCGGACCTATTACGACACCAAGCTGGCCGTCCATGCCGGGGCCGACGTCATCGTCGTCGACGGCATGCAGGGCTCCACGGCCGCGACCCAGGAGGTGTTCATCGAGCATGTGGGCATCCCGACCCTGGCGGCGATCCCGCAGGCGGCACAGGCCCTGCGTGAGCTCGGGATGGAGCGCGAGGTGCAGCTGATCATCTCCGGAGGCATCCGTCACGGTGCGGATGTGGCCAAGGCCATGGCGCTCGGGGCAGACGCCGTCTCCATCGGCTCGGCGGCGCTGATCGCGCTGGGTGACAACGATCCGCGCTACGCGAAGGACTATGAGGCGCTGGGTTCGGCTGCCGGGTACTTCGACGACTATCAGGACGGCACCGATCCCTCCGGCGTCACCACACAGGATCCGGAGCTGCAGATGCGGCTGGACCCCGAGGCCGGCGGGCGCCGACTGGCGAACTTTCTGCGCGTGATGACCATGGAGGCCCAGACGATCGCCCGGGCCTGCGGCAAATCGCATATCCAGCACCTCGAGCCGGAGGACCTGGTGGCGCTGACCGTGGAGAGCTCGGCCATGGCACGGGTGCCGCTGGCCGGGACCAGCTGGATCCCTGGGTCCGCGACCGGTTACTGATCCGACCGGCGACGGATGAGACCTGCCGAGGACCAACTCGGCGCGGACCAGTGAGCACAGACGCCTCCCGCGCCCCGCGCCCGACCCCGCGGGCTGAGGTCCGAGCGCTCTCCAGCCTGCCGGCGAGCCCCTGGCGCAACGGCGGCGGGACGACCCGGCAGCTCGCTGTGGCAGCTGCCGACGCCGGCCCGGGGTTCAGCTGGCGACTGAGCCAGGCAGAGCTGATCGGCGATGCAGAATTCTCGCCATTTCCAGGGGTGGGGCGGGTCTTCACGCTGCTCTCCGCGGGTCCCGTCCGGCTGGCGGTGGATGGGGAGAGCCGGACGGTTCCCCGAGGTGAGCCGCAGAGGTTCTCCGGGGAGACCGAGGTCTCGGTCAGCCTCAGAGCAGGCACACCGGAGAAGGCGCTGAACCTGATGCTCGCCCGCGGGCTTGCGCGGGGAGACGTGCAGGTCATTCGCGGCTCTGGCCGGCTCGTCCTGCCCGCTGATCACCTTGTGGCAGTGGTGGTCATCGACGGAGCGCTGGTGCTGCGCGACGGCAGGACAGTGAACGCGCTGGAGGCGATCCTGCCCTCCCCGCGGGCGCACTCCGGGACCCCGTCCCACGGCGGCCCGGCCCCCGGCGGCGGGCTCCACGACGGTCTGATCCAGGAGCTCGACTCCGCACGGGCGGGCGGCGCCGGGTCGGTCACCGTGGCAGCAGTCCAGGTGTTCCCCGGTGGCGCGGAGGCTATCGGCTGAGATCCTCCAGCACTGTGACCAGCGCCTGGACACCTTCCTCGATGTCTGCATCGCCAGCATGCTCCGCCGGGGCGTGGGAGACGCCTCCGGGGTTGCGCACGAACAGCATGGCCGAGGGCACATGGGCGGCGAGCACACCGGCGTCGTGTCCTGCTCCCGTGGGCAGCAGAGGCGCACCCGGGAGCAGCTCCTGCATCCGCTGTTGCAACGCCACATCGAAGGTGACCGTGGGTGAATAGGAGTTCTCGGCCAGAGTGAAGCGACACCCCTCCGCGGCGGCGATCTGATGGGCTCGCGTCTCGACGGCGCTCACCAGTCGGCGGACCACCGCGTCGTCAAGGTGGCGCACGTCCATCCACATGTCCACCGCGGAGGCGATCACATTGGTGCCCCCCGGCACGGGGATGAGGTTGCCGATGGTTGCCCGCGCCTCCGGGATCTTCTCGGCCTCCTCGCGGATGGCGAGGATGATCTGCGCCGCGGCGACCACGGGATCGCGGCGGTCATCCATCGGGGTGGTCCCGGCATGATTGCCCTCCCCCTCCAGCCGCAGCTGCCAGCGACCGTGGCCCAGGATGCTGGTGGCCACTGCCACGGGCGCATCCAGGTGGACGAGCCCTTTGCCCTGCTCCACGTGGAGTTCGACGAAGGCGGCGATGGACCTCATCCGCTCCGGATCTGCGCCGATGCGTTCCGGGTCCAGGCCATGCCGAGCGGCGAGCTCGGCGAAGGTCACGCCTGCCGAGTCGGTCAGCGCCCGGGCCTTCTCCGGGGCCAGCTCTCCGACCATGAGCCGGGAGCCCAGGCAGGCCTGGTTATAGCGAGAGCCCTCCTCCTCCGGAAAGACGACGACGGCGAGGGCCCGCCTCAGCCGGTGGCCGCGCTGTTTGATCCGGTCCAGCGCATCCAGTCCGGAGACCACTCCGAGGGGGCCGTCATAGGCTCCTCCGCCGGGCACCGAGTCGAGATGGCTGCCGGTGATCACGACTTCTTCGCGCTCTCCGTGCGGGGCGTCCAGCCAGGCCCAGAGGGCGCCGTTGCGGTCCACCTCCACGTCGAGGCCGCGCGCAGCGGCCGCTGCGGTGAACCAGGCGCGGAGTTCCAGCTCGGGTGCGGAGAAGACCGGACGGCTGTATCCGCCTCGCTGCGGGTCTCGGCCGATCTCGGCGATCTCTGCAAGCAGCTTGACTGCGGTCATGGGGCTGGGTCCTCTCCGGGAGTACTCGTCCACGGTGTCAGGAAGCGCTCCGGCAGCAGGGCGCGGCCGGCGTCGTCGGTCTCTGCTGCTGCTGCGGCAGCGGCGAGCTCACCGATCAGCGGCGCGAACTTCGCCCCGTGTCCCGAACAGGGAGAGACCACGGTGATGTTCTCACAACGGTCGAAGACGAAGTCCTCCGTGGGGGTGTTGGTGAAGATGCAGGTGGTCTCGGCATAGGGCTCAGGCACCACCCCGGGAAGGTGGCGCTCGACGTATTCCACCACGCGCTCTCGGTTGGCGGCGTCGACGACGCCGTCCTGGTCGGCGGCGGAGTGCAGGATTCTGCCGCCGTTGAACTCTGCGATCTTGTGGCCGCGGAAGTCGGCATCGCGCCCGCCGGGAAGTCCATAGGTCTGGATGGCGTCGGTCTTGTGCACCAGCACCGGCCACGCGAGTGTGGGATCGCGGTAGGGGAAGTGGTAGGCCTGCTCCTGCCGGACCTGAAACTCCGGAAGGGCCCTGCGAAAGCTCTCAGGCAGCTCCAGCGCGGCCAGCAGCGACGGCAGCCACCCGCCCGCGGCGACGACCACACGTTCGGCGTCCACCTGCTGGCCGGAGACGCTGCTGATCCGGTAGCCCCGGGCGGACCGGGCGACCGAAGACACCTCCCAGGAGAGGTTCACCGTCGCTCCCGCCTCGGTGGCCAGACGGACCATCCCCTCCACCGTGCGTTCGGCGTCGATGACGCCGGCCTGGGGCTGCCAGAGCACGTCGGAGTCGAAGGACAGCTGGGGCCAGCGCTGTTCGGCCTGGGCGGCGGTGAGGAGCTCGTTCTCGATCCCCTGCTTCTCCAGGATCTCGGAGAGCAGCGCGGGGCTGCGCCTGGCACCGAAGTCGACTCCCCCGGTGGGGGCGATCAGCTGTTCATCCAGCTGAGACTCCAGCTCGGACCAGAGCCCTGCGGAGCGTTTCACGAGTCCCACATAGTGCGGATCCGGGTAGGGGTACCGAAAGATGCGCGCGGAGCCGTGTGAGCTTCCGCGCGCCCCCGCGGGGGAGTCCTGCTGCTCGAGAAGAGTGACCTCGTGTCCGGCGGAGGCGAGCTTCCAGGCCACGGCGGATCCGGCGAGACCAGCGCCGATGACGGCATAGCGGGAGAAATCCATGGTTCCACGCTACGAACTCACTGTGCTGTGGTCCAATACCAATATCCGCACAACTAAGCTGTAAACCAGGATAATTAGAACTGTCAGGGCGCCCAGGACAGTCAGGGCAGTCAGCACAGTCAGGACAGTCAGGACAACCGGGGAGGACCATGGAACTCAGACAGCTGCGATACTTCGTCGCCGTGGCGGAGGAGCTGCACTTCGGTCGGGCCGCGAGGCGCCTGCACCTCTCACAGTCTCCGCTGAGCGCGCAGATCCTGAAGCTCGAACAGGAGATCGGTCACCAGCTGTTCCACCGGACCACACGGCAGGTCACGCTGACCGGTCTGGGCAGAGAGTTTCACCGCCGGGTGATCGAGGTGCTCCAAGCGGCCGATGAGCTCAGCTCCGGCCTCGGCGGGGCTGCGGAGGGGACGGCCGGCCAGCTGCGCCTGGGGTTCGTCAGTTCCGCCAGCTATGCGCTGCTGCCGCGCGCCATCCGGCGCTTTCGGGAGGTCGCGCCTCAGGTCTCGCTGCAGCTGGAACCGCTGACCAGCAGTGAACAGGCCGAGGCGCTGCGCGAGGGGCAGTTGGACCTGGGAATCGTCAGAGGTGCTGACAGCGCCCCGGAGCTGCGGACGGAGGAGCTCCTCGCGGAGGAGATCATCGTCTGCCTGCCGGAGGATCATGATCTCGCGGGCCGAGCGGAGGTCTCTGCCCGGGAACTCGTGGAGGGTCCGCTGATCTTCTTCCCGCCGCGGGAGATGCCGGGATATGCCGCGGAGATCCGGCCGATCTTCGAGGGGCTGCGCTTTCCTCCGGTCTACGCCAGGATCATCCAGCAGGAGACGGCCCTGGGCTTTGTGGCGGCGGGGCTGGGATACACGCTGCTGCCGGCCTCGGTCACGGCCTTCGCGCCGCCCACCATCTGCCTCGCGAGCCTCTCGGGCCGACCACGCACCAGGGTCTACGCGGCCTTCTCCGAGCACCAGGTCTCCCCCGCCGCAGAGCTGTTCCTGAGCGTCCTGCGTGAGGTGAGTGCTCAGCTGCGCAGCTGAACGGGATCTGAGCTGAGCGGGATCACCACTCGGCTCCCGCTCGACAGATACGCTGTCTCATGCCAGGAAACGTTCAGTAGTATGGGCTCCATGAGTCCTGAGTCATCCCCCGAAGGGCAGCGCGCTCGGCACGGCGAGGACCCCGGGCCGGGCCCCAGGCCGGGCCCTCGGTCGGATCGTGGGACGGATCCTGCGCCGAAGACCGGACCAGATCCTGGACCGGCTCCCGAGTCGCTGCTGCGCAACCGCGCGGGCAGCGCGTGGGACCGCGAACGTTCGGAGCCGCTGGCGGCAGACAACCTGGCGGAGGTGATCGGGTTCAACGTGCGGGCGCTGCGGACCCAGCATGGGTTCTCCGTGTCCGACATGGCGACGAACATCGGCCTGTCCAAGGCGATGCTCTCCAAGATCGAGAACGCGCAGACCTCCTGCAGCCTCTCCACGCTGGCGCTCCTGGCGCAGGGGCTCGATGTGCCGGTGACCTCGCTGTTCCGTGGTGCTGACGCTGAGCGGGAAGCGGTGTACACCGAGGCCGGTGCCGGACCCATGATCACCCGCAACGGCACCAAGGCCGGGCACGCCTATGAGCTCCTGGGATCTCTGCGCGGTCAGCACAAGCGTTTGGAGTCCCTGCTGGTGACGCTGCGGCAGGACAGTGACGCCTATCCGCTGTTTCAACACCCCGGCACCGAGTTCATCTACATGCTCGAAGGGCAGATGCAGTACGGACACGGAATGTCCACCTACACCCTGCGCCCCGGCGACTCCCTGCAGTTCGACGGCGAGGCTCCCCACGGTCCGACGGCCCTGCTCACCCTGCCGATTCGATTCCTCTCAGTCATCGCCTTCCCGGACAACACCCCGCTCTGACCCGCGTCTGCTCATCCAGACGGCGCCGAGTACCTCTGCCACGGCGATCGCGGTGGCGGTGATCATGAGGCCGGGGTGGTCCAGGGGCAGGATCCCCGAGTACACAGTGGCAGCGCCGCCGTGATGCGCGGAGATGGAGACGCCGGCCGCGACCCCCACGGAGTGCGTCCCCGCGCTTGCCATCATCACCAGATGGATGACCACCATCGACGCGTTCATCATTGCGGTCATGCCCAGCGTGCGGGGCGAGGGACCACGCCACAGCCGCCCGGCACAGAACAGACACCCGAAGGCGAGGGCGGCCATCATGATGCTCAGCCAGAACGAGCCATGGCCGAGCATCATGATGTGCAGCGCGGCAGAGATCCCTGCCAGCACGGCCAGCCCACGGCGGGCGCGAGATGAGGATCCGAGACCCTCCGCAGGGACGATCTCGAGCAGGAGGGGCTGTGCCCGCGCAGTCATCTCGGCACCTCTCTAATGACAGCTGGAGGGCTGTTCCGCCGGCAGGTCCAGCATCGGGTTGCCGTCGAAGAATCCGGAGGGCTTCAGGTGCAGCCCCACTGTGGCCACCGGCATCACCGGCCAGTCCTCCGGGCGCACCACGTGGTGTGCGCAGAGAATGGGCCAGAGCACGAGATCCTCGCCCGCGAGGGACCGGTCCTGCTGGACATATTCCGGCAATCCTCCGGAGCTGGGGTTCTGTGGAACGTATTCTCCGGCGGCGTAGCGTTCCCGTTCGGCGAACTGGGTGGCCCAGAGATGCTTGCGGGCGAAGGCTCCCCGAGCGTGCTGCTGCGAGCCCGGCTGGGCCATCGGGAGTGCGAGCGTGCCCCCGAGCTCCACCTTGTAGCCGATGTCTCCGCCGAGCCGGTTCTTCTTCTCGGCGTTGGTGACCACCCATGAGCGTCCTCGCAGGGGATCCGCAGTGCGCTGGGCCGCCGACTCGGAGGCCAGCAGGGTCTTGGACTCATACCAGGCGTTGCCCCAGGGGTTGTCCTCCGGGGCCGCCACCTCGGACTGCAGCTCGTAGAGGTTGTTCCGGGGGCCGTCGACGTTCATGTCCAGGCGGACGGCGAAGAAATGCTGGTGGTTGGGGCCGTAGAGGCCCGGGGCGATGACCTTTCCGTACCTGGGGTCCTCCCCCTCCTCCAGGGCGCCGGTGGAGAGGACGCCGGTGAGCTTGGATTCGAACTCGATGGATCCGTCGAGGTAGAGGTACCAGTAGAAGCCGTAGTCGTAGTTGCCCACGGTGGTGAAGAAGGACACCACCAGGCGTCGATTGCGGCGGACCTCGCCGAGGCCGGTGCGGAAGTCGGTGTGCTTCCAGCCGATGCCGGAGTCTTCCTCGTGGATGCAGATGGCGTTGCTGATGCTG
Encoded proteins:
- a CDS encoding class II glutamine amidotransferase domain-containing protein, with the protein product MCGIVGLHLRNPDLYPRLGEMLSSMLCEMEERGADSAGVAVYGDPQWCPPGTVTVSVLESQQSSLELSTAVTARLGTSVSIAQVGETQLISAPVDVEELKQTIRDVAPGSLVAGFGQDLAVLKGVGHPRDLAAEFGLASAQGWQGVGHTRMATESAVTPGGCHPYAVGDGQCMVHNGSFSNHATLRRELIRDGVTFDSENDTEVGARYIAEQMRRGATVEEAVHSLSEEFDGFYTLLVSNRDSFAVVRDAIACKPAVIAETEDWVAMASEYRALTDLPGIESARLYEPEPNRIYAWSRKEVSAA
- a CDS encoding GltB/FmdC/FwdC-like GXGXG domain-containing protein: MNTLTDTTTFDLQSSTLREVNRALHVPGVAGAFSIRNPRGAHALAAGVNAELEISIEGHVGYYAAGMNQQAAITIAGNAGVGVAENMMSGSVRVTGNASQSAGATAHGGLLVVEGDAAARCGISMKGVDIVVGGDVGHMSAFMAQAGRLVVRGDAGEALGDSIYETRIYVRGSVASLGADCTVKEMRPEHHEELAALLAAAGYLEDDTHAYTRYGSARQLYHFTVDNADSY
- a CDS encoding FMN-binding glutamate synthase family protein, with protein sequence MTEQATAHGLRESATFDQSTMAEIRRAAATGVYDIRGGGSKRRLPHFDDLLFLGASMSRYPLEGYRERCGTDVLLGTRFAEQGVKPMHLDIPVTIAGMSFGALSGRAKDALGRGASAVGTSTTTGDGGMTDEERGQSKHLVYQYLPSRYGMNPDHLRMADAIEVVLGQGAKPGGGGMLLGQKITSRVAKMRTLPEGIDQRSASRHPDWTGPDDLTIKIQELREITDWQVPIYVKVGASRTYYDTKLAVHAGADVIVVDGMQGSTAATQEVFIEHVGIPTLAAIPQAAQALRELGMEREVQLIISGGIRHGADVAKAMALGADAVSIGSAALIALGDNDPRYAKDYEALGSAAGYFDDYQDGTDPSGVTTQDPELQMRLDPEAGGRRLANFLRVMTMEAQTIARACGKSHIQHLEPEDLVALTVESSAMARVPLAGTSWIPGSATGY
- a CDS encoding HutD/Ves family protein; translation: MSTDASRAPRPTPRAEVRALSSLPASPWRNGGGTTRQLAVAAADAGPGFSWRLSQAELIGDAEFSPFPGVGRVFTLLSAGPVRLAVDGESRTVPRGEPQRFSGETEVSVSLRAGTPEKALNLMLARGLARGDVQVIRGSGRLVLPADHLVAVVVIDGALVLRDGRTVNALEAILPSPRAHSGTPSHGGPAPGGGLHDGLIQELDSARAGGAGSVTVAAVQVFPGGAEAIG
- a CDS encoding allantoate amidohydrolase gives rise to the protein MTAVKLLAEIAEIGRDPQRGGYSRPVFSAPELELRAWFTAAAAARGLDVEVDRNGALWAWLDAPHGEREEVVITGSHLDSVPGGGAYDGPLGVVSGLDALDRIKQRGHRLRRALAVVVFPEEEGSRYNQACLGSRLMVGELAPEKARALTDSAGVTFAELAARHGLDPERIGADPERMRSIAAFVELHVEQGKGLVHLDAPVAVATSILGHGRWQLRLEGEGNHAGTTPMDDRRDPVVAAAQIILAIREEAEKIPEARATIGNLIPVPGGTNVIASAVDMWMDVRHLDDAVVRRLVSAVETRAHQIAAAEGCRFTLAENSYSPTVTFDVALQQRMQELLPGAPLLPTGAGHDAGVLAAHVPSAMLFVRNPGGVSHAPAEHAGDADIEEGVQALVTVLEDLSR
- a CDS encoding FAD-dependent oxidoreductase is translated as MDFSRYAVIGAGLAGSAVAWKLASAGHEVTLLEQQDSPAGARGSSHGSARIFRYPYPDPHYVGLVKRSAGLWSELESQLDEQLIAPTGGVDFGARRSPALLSEILEKQGIENELLTAAQAEQRWPQLSFDSDVLWQPQAGVIDAERTVEGMVRLATEAGATVNLSWEVSSVARSARGYRISSVSGQQVDAERVVVAAGGWLPSLLAALELPESFRRALPEFQVRQEQAYHFPYRDPTLAWPVLVHKTDAIQTYGLPGGRDADFRGHKIAEFNGGRILHSAADQDGVVDAANRERVVEYVERHLPGVVPEPYAETTCIFTNTPTEDFVFDRCENITVVSPCSGHGAKFAPLIGELAAAAAAAETDDAGRALLPERFLTPWTSTPGEDPAP
- a CDS encoding LysR family transcriptional regulator, with protein sequence MELRQLRYFVAVAEELHFGRAARRLHLSQSPLSAQILKLEQEIGHQLFHRTTRQVTLTGLGREFHRRVIEVLQAADELSSGLGGAAEGTAGQLRLGFVSSASYALLPRAIRRFREVAPQVSLQLEPLTSSEQAEALREGQLDLGIVRGADSAPELRTEELLAEEIIVCLPEDHDLAGRAEVSARELVEGPLIFFPPREMPGYAAEIRPIFEGLRFPPVYARIIQQETALGFVAAGLGYTLLPASVTAFAPPTICLASLSGRPRTRVYAAFSEHQVSPAAELFLSVLREVSAQLRS
- a CDS encoding helix-turn-helix domain-containing protein, with product MSPESSPEGQRARHGEDPGPGPRPGPRSDRGTDPAPKTGPDPGPAPESLLRNRAGSAWDRERSEPLAADNLAEVIGFNVRALRTQHGFSVSDMATNIGLSKAMLSKIENAQTSCSLSTLALLAQGLDVPVTSLFRGADAEREAVYTEAGAGPMITRNGTKAGHAYELLGSLRGQHKRLESLLVTLRQDSDAYPLFQHPGTEFIYMLEGQMQYGHGMSTYTLRPGDSLQFDGEAPHGPTALLTLPIRFLSVIAFPDNTPL